The following are encoded together in the Oncorhynchus clarkii lewisi isolate Uvic-CL-2024 chromosome 25, UVic_Ocla_1.0, whole genome shotgun sequence genome:
- the LOC139383582 gene encoding protein TMED8-like, whose amino-acid sequence MVILSVYRLQSRGLSNSNHPISHPDMDGTNQPAEVNQQSPAGQQAMGGDVEESNSSGNSQNPGERKAQMPPLKPPSTWTSMAMKELKSKLRLEKDRVVTVKQGKILTVHVPTVPEGKQVCWEFATDSYDIAFGISFDWNPVTSQAITVHISESSDDEEEENQLEGLINPGDVEKGSKSLANSNIGEILPVYRLDSHMAVQGGSHEYPGEGTYLLKFNNSYSLWRNKTLYYRVYYSA is encoded by the exons ATGGTCATACTGTCTGTGTACAGGCTCCAGAGCAGAGGCCTCTCTAACTCCAACCACCCCATAAGTCACCCTGATATGGATGGAACCAACCAGCCAGCTGAG GTTAATCAACAGTCTCCTGCCGGGCAGCAGGCCATGGGGGGAGATGTTGAAGAGAGCAACAGCAGTGGGAATAGCCAGAACCCTGGAGAGAGAAAAG CCCAAATGCCACCGCTGAAGCCTCCCTCCACGTGGACCTCCATGGCGATGAAGGAGCTCAAGTCCAAGCTGCGACTGGAGAAGGACCGTGTGGTGACAGTGAAACAAGGAAAGATTTTGACAGTGCATGTGCCCACCGTTCCTGAGGGAAAGCAAGTGTGCTGGGAGTTTGCCACAGATAGCTATGACATAGCCTTTGGAATCTCCTTTGACTGGAACCCTGTCACCAGCCAGGCCATCACGGTCCACATTAGTGAATCCAGCgatgacgaagaggaggaaaatcaGCTAGAAG GACTTATCAACCCAGGGGATGTTGAGAAGGGTTCTAAATCATTGGCCAACTCCAACATAGGGGAAATCTTACCTGTGTATCGTCTGGACAGTCACATGGCAGTGCAAGGTGGCAGTCACGAGTATCCAGGCGAAGGCACTTACCTTCTGAAGTTTAATAACTCCTACTCACTATGGCGAAATAAGACTCTGTACTACAGAGTGTATTACAGTGCCTGA
- the LOC139383583 gene encoding rab9 effector protein with kelch motifs, giving the protein MHPVSLSGSYQNEASFISNTPRVPRKHSSPFEHNSNLSHTLLNTSGSQRISTPNSSHLGDSICYAELKVNKTEIDDSTLSDKPCISLTDKTPRRTVIGKRGRIAWSPEIIPQEDTGRASSPQKRKLSRENSVEKTGMKKTNCRAVCPSKRWSHTMCLSDPETAIVIGGEASDQTHCEDSLWKLEIDNDFWFPMNSPTSGPVPPCAHGHSATYDPDSKVVYVYGGLREGQRYSDLYILNTLTWKWKLVTARGDIPMLAYHSATIYKKELFVFGGVHPSRCPGGKVCSNALYIFNPEFELWYQPIVEGDRPLPRFGHTTTLLSNQLLIFGGRKTATYLNDLHILDLGFMEYTAVKYENMPPLPRGYHAALPVSDNRMLVSGGCSAVGALQDVHIFNTDTSMWHSVVSPLLCARPRAGHSVINLGGSVISDADKQKGEYANIHCTVLVFGGSDCAGTFYNNTMKCTVEIPVE; this is encoded by the exons ATGCACCCCGTCAGTTTATCAGGTAGTTATCAG AATGAAGCCAGTTTCATCAGCAATACTCCACGTGTGCCAAGAAAACATTCCAGCCCATTCGAGCACAACAGCAATCTCTCCCATACTCTGCTCAACACCTCTGGGAGTCAGAGG ATTTCAACCCCCAACTCATCACATCTAGGAGACAGCATTTGCTATGCCGAACTCAAAGTTAACAAGACAGAAATTGATGATTCCACTTTATCTGATAAACCCTGTATTTCGCTTACG GATAAGACCCCCAGACGGACGGTGATTGGGAAGAGGGGTCGCATCGCATGGAGCCCTGAAATTATTCCTCAGGAGGATACTGGTCGAGCATCTAGCCCCCAAAAAAGAAAGCTATCTAGAGAGAACAGTGTTGAGAAGACTGGAATGAAGAAGACCAACTGCAGAGCAG TTTGCCCATCAAAGCGCTGGAGCCACACCATGTGTCTGAGTGATCCTGAGACCGCCATTGTCATTGGAGGAGAAGCTTCTGACCAGACTCACTGCGAGGACTCCCTATGGAAACTGGAAATAG ACAACGATTTTTGGTTCCCAATGAACTCCCCCACCTCTGGACCTGTCCCACCGTGTGCCCATGGCCACTCTGCAACCTATGACCCTGATTCCAAGGTCGTCTACGTGTACGGAGGCCTGAGAGAGGGCCAGCGCTACAGCGACCTCTATATCCTCAACACTCTAACCTGGAAGTGGAAGCTTGTCACA GCAAGAGGTGATATCCCCATGTTGGCCTACCACTCTGCAACTATCTATAAGAAAGAGCTCTTTGTTTTTGGGGGGGTTCACCCAAGCCGCTGTCCTGGAGGCAAGGTCTGCAGTAATGCTCTGTACATTTTTAACCCAGAGTTTGAGCTCTGGTACCAACCCATCGTCGAGGGGGACCGACCTCTACCTAGGTTTGG GCACACAACCACACTTTTGTCCAACCAGTTGCTCATTTTTGGTGGCAGGAAGACTGCAACCTACCTAAACGACCTCCACATTTTGGATCTTG GCTTCATGGAGTACACAGCTGTGAAATATGAGAACATGCCACCACTGCCTCGAGG ATATCATGCAGCACTGCCAGTATCCGACAACAGGATGCTGGTCAGTGGCGGTTGCAGTGCTGTTGGAGCCCTGCAGGACGTTCATATCTTCAACACGG ACACCAGTATGTGGCATTCAGTGGTCTCCCCTCTGCTCTGCGCCAGGCCTCGTGCCGGACACAGTGTGATCAATCTGGGAGGCTCTGTCATCTCAGATGCTGATAAACAGAAGGGGGAGTATGCCAACATCCACTGCACCGTCTTGGTGTTTGGGGGCTCTGACTGCGCTGGGACCTTCTACAATAACACAATGAAGTGCACAGTGGAGATCCCTGT